The Candidatus Arthromitus sp. SFB-mouse-Japan genome includes a region encoding these proteins:
- a CDS encoding aspartate kinase, which produces MSIVVQKYGGSSVSTIDKIKNIAESIIRRVEQGNKVVAVVSAMGDTTDNLLSMAKEVCDNPNKRELDSLLSTGEVVSSSLLSMAINSFGYDAISLNSFQIQLKTLGVHGKSLIEDINHEKILEYLNQGKIVIIAGFQGINDKGDVTTLGRGGSDTTAVALAVKLKCDCEIYTDVDGIYSVDPRNYKDAKKIPEIDYEEILELSSLGAQVMHSRSIELAQKYKIKIYVGKSLGDMNGTYIMEVKNIDMESKPIIGIATSDEDIALSIKNMKNDINLISSIFNDVGKKNINVDMISQTTPINSSINLSFTIPLEDLFECKEVLSKYVLEDDITIDESICKFSVVGIGMRSTSGVAAKLFKIFSENDIEIKMITTSEIRITCAINKKDKLKAIDFVAKEFNL; this is translated from the coding sequence GTGTCTATAGTTGTACAAAAGTATGGAGGAAGTTCCGTAAGTACGATTGATAAAATTAAAAATATAGCAGAGAGTATAATAAGACGTGTAGAACAGGGAAATAAGGTTGTTGCTGTTGTTTCTGCTATGGGAGATACTACAGATAATTTACTTTCTATGGCAAAAGAGGTTTGTGATAATCCGAATAAAAGAGAGCTGGATTCATTACTTTCAACTGGTGAGGTAGTTTCTAGTTCTCTTTTAAGTATGGCTATAAATTCTTTTGGATATGATGCTATAAGTTTGAATTCATTTCAAATACAATTGAAGACCTTAGGGGTTCATGGTAAGTCATTAATTGAAGATATTAATCATGAAAAGATACTTGAATATTTAAATCAAGGTAAGATAGTTATTATAGCAGGGTTTCAAGGTATAAATGACAAAGGAGATGTAACAACTCTTGGACGTGGTGGATCAGATACTACTGCTGTGGCACTTGCTGTGAAATTAAAATGTGATTGTGAAATTTATACAGATGTTGATGGAATATATAGTGTTGATCCGAGGAATTATAAAGATGCAAAGAAAATTCCAGAGATAGATTATGAAGAGATTTTAGAATTGTCTAGCCTTGGAGCTCAGGTAATGCATTCAAGAAGTATTGAACTTGCACAAAAGTATAAAATTAAGATTTATGTAGGAAAAAGTTTGGGAGATATGAATGGAACTTATATAATGGAGGTTAAAAATATAGATATGGAAAGTAAGCCTATAATAGGAATTGCAACAAGTGATGAAGATATTGCATTGAGTATAAAGAATATGAAAAATGATATTAATTTGATTTCATCTATTTTTAATGATGTTGGCAAGAAAAATATAAATGTTGATATGATAAGCCAAACAACTCCAATCAATTCTAGTATAAATTTATCATTTACAATTCCTCTTGAGGATTTATTTGAATGTAAGGAAGTTTTAAGTAAGTATGTATTAGAAGATGATATAACTATAGATGAGAGTATTTGTAAATTTTCTGTTGTTGGTATTGGCATGAGATCAACATCTGGTGTTGCGGCAAAGTTGTTTAAAATATTTAGTGAAAACGACATAGAAATAAAAATGATAACGACGTCAGAAATCAGAATAACATGTGCAATAAACAAGAAGGATAAACTTAAAGCAATCGATTTTGTGGCGAAAGAGTTTAATTTATGA
- the lepB gene encoding signal peptidase I: protein MGKYKDDQENIFDKNEFYKEDDEEDLSDEYAYLLEDEDSLESDDKPLPKRSENRKHRGRFLSTILEWGITIVAALLISFLINKFLIFKVYIPSESMFPTLKVGDQLFVTKMYSADSIQRGDVLVFYSEEFNELLIKRVIGLPGDDIVVKASGEVLVNGEVLKEDYVFQKDETAIFDLNFKVPENEYFFLGDNRANSLDSRYWSDPYISFDDIRGEARIIVYPFNRIKLLK, encoded by the coding sequence ATGGGAAAGTATAAAGATGATCAAGAAAACATTTTTGATAAAAATGAATTCTATAAAGAAGATGATGAGGAAGATTTGTCTGATGAGTATGCGTATCTTTTAGAAGATGAGGATAGCCTTGAGAGTGATGATAAACCTCTACCCAAGAGATCGGAAAATAGAAAGCATAGGGGTAGGTTTTTATCTACGATTTTAGAATGGGGTATAACGATAGTTGCAGCTTTGTTAATATCTTTTCTAATAAATAAATTTTTAATATTCAAGGTATATATACCTTCAGAGTCTATGTTTCCAACTCTTAAGGTTGGAGATCAGCTTTTTGTAACTAAAATGTATAGTGCAGATTCTATACAAAGAGGAGATGTACTTGTATTTTATTCGGAAGAATTCAATGAATTACTTATAAAGAGAGTTATAGGGCTTCCAGGGGATGATATAGTTGTTAAGGCATCGGGAGAGGTGCTTGTGAATGGTGAGGTACTTAAAGAGGATTATGTTTTTCAAAAAGATGAAACTGCCATATTTGATTTGAATTTTAAAGTTCCTGAGAATGAATATTTCTTCCTTGGAGATAATAGAGCGAATTCTCTAGATAGTAGATATTGGAGTGATCCTTATATAAGCTTTGATGATATAAGGGGAGAGGCAAGAATTATTGTTTATCCATTTAATAGGATTAAGTTATTAAAATAA
- a CDS encoding phage holin family protein, producing MKNNGIVKIGLLILILVFAIGLSLWIGIDFAIRTLILVMCVDYVLGLSLAISDKSKHGDGGLSSHIGYKGLVKKINMLLLVGVAVIVENFLIGMGLRVKYIKDIIVIAFVLNEIISILENSKLMGLDITHMVSQALKIFKNKK from the coding sequence ATGAAGAATAATGGGATTGTAAAAATTGGATTACTAATTTTAATATTAGTTTTTGCGATAGGGTTAAGTCTTTGGATTGGAATAGATTTTGCGATAAGGACATTAATACTTGTTATGTGTGTTGATTATGTTTTGGGGTTATCTCTTGCGATAAGCGATAAATCTAAGCATGGTGACGGAGGGTTATCAAGTCATATAGGGTATAAGGGACTAGTTAAAAAGATTAATATGTTATTACTTGTTGGGGTTGCCGTGATAGTTGAAAACTTTTTAATAGGTATGGGACTGCGTGTTAAGTATATAAAAGATATCATTGTTATAGCTTTTGTACTTAACGAGATTATATCGATCCTAGAAAATAGTAAGCTAATGGGATTGGACATAACCCATATGGTATCTCAGGCTTTAAAGATATTTAAAAATAAAAAATAA
- a CDS encoding cation diffusion facilitator family transporter, translating into MLNFLSKKFIRNHQNVKDPKVRSSYGLLCSYISIVLNLILFLIKVFIGVVLKSISITADAFNNLSDSASSIINLIAFKFSMKPADKEHPQGHGRYEYIASLIVSFLIIFIGISFIKSSIEKIMSKENTNFSIILFVILIISIFIKIWIGIINLKVSKKINSKSLKATSVDAFYDALTTTILSASLLLSNFIKISLDGYAGVIISLFIIYSGIGLIKETMSSLLGEAPSDEIVKELKEKILSYKNILGLHDLVVHNYGPNKTLASIHVEVPSNLNLIDVHSLIDRIEKDIENTMMIHLVIHIDPIDIHNKESLEIYNTIRSLIKENINEISDIIDFRVVNKNGKNTIFFEIKLKKEFYDKINFDIIDECTKIVLSKYNNFDCKIFKNNTFN; encoded by the coding sequence ATGTTAAACTTCTTATCCAAAAAATTTATAAGAAATCATCAAAATGTTAAGGATCCAAAAGTCCGCTCCTCTTATGGTCTTTTGTGCAGTTATATAAGCATAGTTTTAAATTTAATTTTATTTTTAATAAAAGTGTTCATAGGAGTAGTATTAAAAAGTATTTCAATAACAGCTGACGCATTTAACAACCTATCTGATTCTGCATCATCCATAATAAACCTAATAGCATTTAAATTTTCTATGAAACCAGCTGATAAAGAACATCCTCAAGGCCACGGTAGATATGAATACATAGCATCTCTTATAGTTTCATTCCTCATAATATTCATTGGAATTAGTTTCATCAAATCATCCATAGAAAAGATAATGAGCAAAGAAAATACAAATTTTAGCATAATTCTATTTGTAATCCTAATAATATCCATTTTTATAAAAATATGGATTGGTATAATAAACCTTAAAGTATCTAAAAAAATAAACTCAAAATCTCTTAAGGCAACTTCAGTTGATGCATTTTACGATGCCTTAACAACTACGATTTTAAGTGCGTCACTTTTATTATCAAATTTTATAAAAATATCATTAGATGGATATGCGGGAGTTATTATATCCTTATTTATAATTTATTCTGGAATTGGACTTATAAAAGAGACTATGAGTTCTCTTCTTGGAGAAGCTCCTAGTGATGAGATAGTTAAAGAATTGAAAGAGAAAATATTGAGCTATAAAAACATTTTGGGGCTACATGATCTTGTCGTTCATAATTATGGCCCAAACAAAACTCTTGCATCTATACATGTAGAAGTACCCTCCAACTTAAATTTAATAGATGTACACTCACTAATAGATAGAATAGAAAAAGATATTGAAAATACTATGATGATACATCTGGTTATACATATAGATCCGATAGACATTCATAATAAAGAATCACTCGAAATATATAATACAATTAGGTCACTTATTAAGGAAAATATAAATGAAATAAGCGATATTATAGATTTTAGAGTAGTAAATAAAAACGGAAAGAATACTATTTTCTTTGAGATTAAACTAAAAAAAGAATTTTACGATAAAATAAACTTTGATATCATAGATGAATGTACAAAAATTGTCCTAAGTAAATATAACAACTTCGATTGCAAAATATTTAAAAATAATACATTTAATTAA
- a CDS encoding N-acetylmuramoyl-L-alanine amidase, which yields MKINEKLVKYNFSSRKGEKIKYITVHDTGNPDRGADAEAHFKLHDRADRGASEHYFVDDKQILRIIRDEDKSWHCGDGKGKYGITNENSIGIEMCINSDGDFDKTYKNTLDLVKHLMGKYNISIDKVVRHYDASRKSCPDTWSENNWDGWDKFKSDLQVKKDYTPSITLLYKNVLQREPDDEGLKYWNEQLNTGLSFGDLLKRWGESEEFREKYAI from the coding sequence ATGAAAATCAATGAGAAACTAGTAAAGTATAATTTTTCGAGTCGTAAAGGAGAAAAAATAAAATACATAACAGTTCATGATACAGGTAATCCAGATAGAGGTGCCGATGCTGAGGCACATTTTAAATTACATGATAGAGCAGATAGAGGAGCATCAGAACATTATTTTGTTGATGATAAACAGATATTAAGGATTATAAGAGATGAGGATAAAAGTTGGCACTGTGGAGATGGAAAAGGAAAGTATGGCATAACAAATGAAAATAGTATTGGAATTGAAATGTGTATCAATAGCGATGGAGATTTTGATAAAACCTATAAAAACACACTAGATTTAGTTAAACATCTAATGGGTAAATATAATATATCAATTGATAAAGTAGTTAGGCATTATGATGCTAGTAGGAAGAGTTGTCCTGATACTTGGTCTGAAAACAATTGGGATGGGTGGGATAAATTTAAAAGTGATTTACAAGTTAAAAAAGATTACACACCATCCATAACATTATTGTATAAAAATGTTTTACAAAGAGAGCCAGATGATGAAGGCTTAAAATATTGGAATGAGCAATTGAATACTGGACTTAGTTTTGGAGATTTACTTAAAAGATGGGGCGAGAGCGAGGAGTTTAGAGAAAAGTATGCTATATAA
- a CDS encoding helix-turn-helix domain-containing protein — MIEEKIKEIVSEIIKLRQENGLTQKQLEELSNIKQPIIARMEKGTNIPQLNTILKLLKPLGKTIAIVPLETTKPTKSR, encoded by the coding sequence ATGATTGAAGAAAAGATAAAAGAAATTGTATCCGAAATAATAAAACTTAGACAGGAAAATGGACTCACACAGAAACAACTTGAAGAGTTAAGCAACATAAAACAACCAATTATAGCGAGGATGGAAAAAGGAACAAATATACCACAACTTAACACTATTTTAAAATTACTAAAACCCTTAGGGAAAACAATTGCAATAGTTCCTCTTGAAACAACAAAACCAACTAAATCGAGGTGA
- the lysA gene encoding diaminopimelate decarboxylase codes for MKLHGSLNIVENDLCIGDIRISDIANEFGTPCYIMDENLIRENISRFKKSMGENNVVVYAGKTFLNTHMVNILKDEKIGLDVVSEGELYIAFKCGFDMKSVIFHGNNKSDNEIRMGIDFGVGRFVCDSVQELIRICTISRELNKKSKVFLRINPGIDAHTHEYIKTACIDSKFGIYKDKYMISDLLNEYKDNENLEIVGFHCHIGSQIFSKDAYINEVDEIFGLMNEVKEYGFELKEVNLGGGFGIYYTKDDSPMDIEDNIKIILDRVHYNSNKFSLSLPKVYIEPGRSIVGNAGTTIYKVGVIKEIEKIRNYVSVDGGMADNIRTALYNADYECIIANKASESRNYRARISGKCCESGDILIKDTLIQTPDSGDILAIFSTGAYCHSMSSNYNKITRAPIIFFHNNKVVLKTRRESLDDLTRLDV; via the coding sequence GTGAAGTTACATGGTTCTTTAAATATAGTAGAAAATGATTTATGTATTGGAGACATAAGAATTTCTGATATAGCAAATGAGTTTGGAACTCCTTGTTATATAATGGATGAAAATTTGATTCGAGAGAATATAAGTAGATTTAAAAAATCTATGGGAGAAAATAATGTAGTTGTTTATGCAGGAAAAACTTTTTTAAACACTCATATGGTTAACATATTGAAAGATGAGAAAATAGGTTTAGATGTTGTATCTGAGGGTGAACTTTACATAGCATTTAAGTGTGGTTTTGATATGAAAAGTGTTATTTTTCATGGTAATAATAAGAGTGATAATGAAATTAGGATGGGAATTGATTTTGGAGTTGGAAGATTTGTTTGTGATTCGGTACAGGAGCTTATAAGAATTTGTACTATCTCGAGGGAGCTAAATAAAAAAAGTAAGGTATTTTTGAGGATAAATCCGGGGATAGATGCACACACACATGAGTATATAAAGACAGCTTGTATAGATTCAAAATTTGGTATATATAAGGATAAATATATGATATCAGACTTATTAAACGAGTATAAAGATAATGAAAATTTAGAGATAGTTGGGTTTCATTGTCATATAGGATCTCAGATATTTTCAAAGGATGCATATATAAATGAAGTGGATGAAATATTTGGTTTAATGAACGAAGTTAAGGAATATGGATTTGAATTAAAAGAGGTAAATTTAGGTGGAGGATTTGGTATTTATTATACAAAAGATGATTCACCTATGGATATCGAAGATAATATAAAAATTATTTTAGATAGGGTTCATTATAATTCTAATAAGTTTAGCTTAAGTTTACCAAAGGTTTATATAGAACCAGGTAGAAGCATAGTTGGAAACGCTGGAACGACAATATATAAAGTTGGAGTTATAAAGGAGATTGAAAAAATAAGAAATTATGTATCGGTAGATGGAGGAATGGCAGATAATATAAGGACAGCTCTATATAATGCGGATTATGAGTGCATTATTGCAAATAAGGCTTCAGAGAGTAGAAATTATAGAGCGAGAATAAGTGGTAAATGCTGTGAATCCGGAGATATTTTAATAAAGGATACTCTTATACAAACTCCTGATAGCGGAGATATTTTAGCTATTTTTTCAACTGGTGCGTATTGTCATTCCATGAGTAGTAATTATAATAAGATAACCAGAGCACCTATTATATTTTTTCATAATAATAAAGTTGTGCTCAAAACTAGAAGAGAAAGTTTAGATGATTTAACTAGATTGGATGTTTAA
- a CDS encoding DUF2442 domain-containing protein translates to MNLSIKIKNVEPLENFILSVTFTNDIEKIYDVKNLFEKLPQMFKPIQDNPSLFKNVCVDSGGIGISRNENIDISEYELWENGILK, encoded by the coding sequence ATGAATTTATCAATTAAAATTAAAAATGTAGAACCTCTTGAAAACTTTATTCTGTCTGTCACTTTTACAAATGATATTGAAAAAATTTATGACGTAAAAAACCTTTTTGAAAAGCTACCTCAAATGTTTAAACCTATACAAGATAATCCATCGCTATTTAAAAATGTATGTGTTGATTCTGGCGGTATCGGAATATCCCGGAATGAAAATATAGATATTTCAGAATACGAACTCTGGGAAAATGGAATATTAAAATAA
- a CDS encoding DUF4214 domain-containing protein, which yields MRLDTENHKDYISSITLLYKNVFQREPDNEGLTYWNDQLNTGLSFGDMLKQWGESEEFREKYIIIRRYTF from the coding sequence ATGAGATTAGATACGGAAAATCATAAGGATTACATATCATCTATAACATTACTCTATAAAAATGTTTTTCAAAGAGAGCCTGATAATGAAGGTTTGACTTATTGGAATGATCAATTAAATACAGGATTGAGTTTTGGTGATATGTTGAAACAATGGGGAGAAAGTGAAGAGTTTAGGGAAAAATATATAATTATTAGAAGGTATACCTTTTAG
- a CDS encoding DUF4160 domain-containing protein yields MGEITKFYGITVKIFFTGYNPPHFQALYDDTLGIFKIDTLEMVEGDLTDIAQSLVKEWAEKYKTDLMEMWDSKTLKKLPPLE; encoded by the coding sequence ATGGGAGAAATTACCAAATTTTATGGCATTACTGTTAAAATATTTTTCACTGGCTATAACCCTCCTCACTTCCAAGCTTTATATGACGATACATTAGGTATTTTTAAAATTGACACACTCGAAATGGTGGAAGGTGATTTAACAGACATAGCTCAATCACTTGTAAAAGAGTGGGCGGAAAAATATAAAACTGACCTGATGGAAATGTGGGATTCTAAAACATTAAAAAAACTTCCACCTTTAGAATAA
- a CDS encoding HelD family protein, whose translation MDVKLNYKIEKEYLDNVLVYLNDKLAEYIENRRDISDSIVEYRKKFIEEYRDDDDKIIDYFDHENYKNEQIFMVVERKIKEILYLKKTPYFGKIVISEDGKEEKFYIGSYGFDVGLEVPLIIDWRAPIASLFYQGKIGSLSYTIPSGEDICVSLNERIQFLIRDGKIISMFDSEIDVKDEFLKEMLSLKSSNKLKTIVQTIQINQDKIIREDRRKSIIINGVAGSGKTSIALHRIAYLLYNFRNYFKDRVLILCPNKIFMEYISSVLPSLGEYGGVHSYTSEDFIYLSTGGDLNFNSYELHMEKILNDKEYLDEFKFKGSSKVKCELDKFILDVEENINLGGDIYFREELIIDYEELNRLFYKSFKSRAISVRIDLIRKRIFDRINKVRNSFVFKIKNKYESMKVHPDMENYYDMLMKNEIYDVVRESSDLKSSLHYLKLESSYELYREFYEDYFSKDLGDLDFGDLVLIKYIDIKFYKPKKDREYKLVVIDEGQDFSYMFYEVIKLCTEASSYLVVGDLNQSIIKFEENFIYSTRVLENKEDFTILDSYRSTKNIIDYSLKYIDNDICVNSIRNGEDVLYYECDYDDLRRLLIESINNLRLQDETNIGIIVLNQSMIDKVYNMIRSNFYIKVINNEDHVYSDNGIFLMTVYLSKGLEFDSVLVIDSGFEDNILYIMLTRAMHKAIHIKIKNVIP comes from the coding sequence ATGGATGTAAAATTAAATTATAAAATTGAAAAGGAATATTTAGATAATGTGCTTGTTTATTTAAATGACAAATTGGCTGAGTATATAGAAAATAGACGAGATATTTCTGATTCTATCGTTGAGTATCGGAAGAAATTTATAGAAGAATATAGAGATGATGATGATAAAATAATAGATTATTTTGATCATGAAAATTATAAGAATGAACAAATTTTTATGGTAGTTGAAAGAAAAATTAAAGAGATTCTTTATTTAAAAAAAACCCCTTATTTTGGAAAGATTGTTATAAGCGAGGATGGTAAGGAAGAGAAATTCTATATAGGATCATATGGGTTTGATGTTGGACTTGAAGTTCCTCTCATAATCGATTGGAGAGCACCTATAGCTTCCTTATTTTATCAGGGTAAAATTGGAAGTCTTAGTTATACAATACCATCTGGTGAAGATATTTGTGTTTCTTTAAATGAGAGAATACAATTTTTGATTAGAGATGGGAAAATAATTTCCATGTTTGATTCAGAGATAGATGTTAAAGATGAGTTTTTAAAGGAGATGTTATCTTTAAAATCTTCAAATAAATTAAAAACTATCGTTCAAACTATTCAGATCAATCAGGATAAGATAATAAGGGAAGATAGGAGAAAATCAATTATAATAAATGGAGTGGCAGGAAGTGGAAAGACATCTATAGCACTCCATAGAATAGCGTATTTACTTTATAATTTTAGAAATTATTTTAAAGATAGGGTTCTTATATTATGTCCAAATAAGATTTTTATGGAATATATATCATCTGTTCTTCCATCTCTTGGAGAATACGGAGGAGTACATAGTTATACCAGTGAGGATTTTATTTATTTGAGTACGGGGGGAGATTTAAATTTTAATTCTTATGAATTACATATGGAGAAGATACTTAATGATAAAGAATATTTAGATGAATTTAAATTTAAGGGTAGTTCCAAGGTAAAATGTGAACTGGATAAGTTTATTTTAGATGTTGAGGAAAATATAAATCTTGGAGGAGATATTTATTTTAGAGAGGAACTTATTATAGATTATGAGGAATTAAATAGATTATTTTACAAATCATTTAAGAGTCGTGCTATAAGTGTTAGAATAGATTTAATAAGAAAGAGAATATTTGATAGAATAAATAAAGTTAGAAATAGTTTTGTTTTTAAAATCAAAAATAAGTATGAGAGCATGAAGGTACATCCTGATATGGAGAATTACTATGATATGTTGATGAAAAATGAAATATATGACGTAGTAAGAGAGAGCAGTGATTTAAAATCATCGCTACATTATTTAAAATTAGAGTCATCTTATGAATTATATAGGGAATTTTATGAAGATTATTTTTCAAAAGATCTAGGCGATTTAGATTTTGGAGATTTAGTATTAATAAAGTATATTGATATTAAGTTTTATAAGCCTAAAAAAGATCGGGAATATAAGCTTGTTGTTATAGATGAGGGGCAAGATTTTTCTTATATGTTTTATGAAGTTATAAAACTGTGTACAGAGGCGTCTTCTTATTTAGTAGTTGGTGATTTAAATCAAAGTATTATAAAATTTGAAGAAAATTTTATTTATAGCACACGTGTACTTGAAAATAAAGAAGATTTTACAATACTTGATTCGTATAGATCAACTAAAAATATAATTGATTATTCTTTGAAATATATAGATAATGATATTTGTGTTAACTCTATAAGAAATGGTGAAGATGTTTTATATTATGAATGTGATTATGATGATTTGAGAAGATTATTAATTGAATCCATAAATAATTTAAGATTACAAGATGAGACAAATATAGGAATAATTGTTTTAAACCAAAGTATGATAGATAAGGTATACAATATGATAAGATCCAATTTTTATATTAAAGTAATTAATAATGAGGATCACGTTTATAGTGATAATGGAATATTTTTAATGACAGTATACTTATCAAAGGGACTTGAATTTGATTCTGTTTTGGTTATTGATTCTGGATTTGAAGATAATATTTTATATATAATGTTAACTAGAGCTATGCATAAAGCAATTCATATAAAAATAAAAAATGTAATACCTTAA